A region of the Bacteroidota bacterium genome:
TATTATGGGCAAAGGTGATAAAAGATCAAAGCGTGGTAAAATTTGGAAACACTCTCACGGTGTATGCCGCTTGAAAAAGAGCTACCAAATGACCACCGTCGAAAAAATCGAAAAAGCAAAAAGCAAATAACAATAGCCCCCCTCAAGGGGCTTTGTTGTTTTCGATGCCTTCACTCACATAAGCAGTTGGAAGCAAATTACTTCACCCCGACTCACTCCCGCAATATGAGTTGGATAATTCTATCATAGTTCCCCATCTTTTATTCACCTCAGGGTAAAATTTTAAACCTTGTTGATTATTTTAAGTCAATATGCCGTTCATTTGAACACTTATTCGACTCAAAACACGAAATACCAGTATGGACAGAAGAGATTTTTTCACCACCCTTGCCCCATTGCCAGC
Encoded here:
- a CDS encoding 30S ribosomal protein THX yields the protein MGKGDKRSKRGKIWKHSHGVCRLKKSYQMTTVEKIEKAKSK